From the Musa acuminata AAA Group cultivar baxijiao chromosome BXJ3-7, Cavendish_Baxijiao_AAA, whole genome shotgun sequence genome, one window contains:
- the LOC135643852 gene encoding AP-1 complex subunit mu-2: MAGAVSALFLLDIKGRVLIWRDYRGDVSAVQAERFFTKLIEKEADPESHSPVVFDDGISYMFIQHNNVFLMTAARQNCNSASILLFLHRVVDVFKHYFEELEEESLRDNFVVVYELLDEMMDFGYPQYTEAKILSEFIKTDAYRMEVTQRPPMAVTNAVSWRSEGIRYKKNEVFLDVVESVNILVNSNGQIIRSDVVGALKMRTYLSGMPECKLGLNDRVLLEAQGRTTKGKAIDLDDIKFHQCVRLARFENDRTISFIPPDGSFDLMTYRLSTQVKPPIWVEAQIERHSRSRIEIMVKARSQFKERSTATNVEIEIPVPSDATNPNIRTSMGSATYAPENDALVWKIKSFPGGKEYMCRAEFSFPSITAEEATPEKKAPIRVKFEIPYFTVSGIQVRYLKIIEKSGYQALPWVRYITMAGEYELRLI, translated from the exons ATGGCGGGCGCCGTCTCGGCGCTGTTCCTCCTCGACATCAAGGGCCGCGTCCTCATCTGGAGGGACTACCGCGGCGACGTCTCCGCTGTCCAGGCCGAGCGTTTCTTCACCAAGCTCATCGAGAAGGAG GCCGATCCCGAGTCTCACTCGCCTGTGGTGTTCGATGATGGAATCAGTTATATGTTCATCCAACACAACAATGTCTTCCTTATGACGGCTGCGAGGCAGAACTGCAATTCTGCCAGCATCCTTCTCTTCCTGCATCGTGTTGTTGAT GTCTTTAAACATTATTTTGAAGAGCTCGAGGAGGAATCATTAAGAGATAATTTTGTTGTTGTG TATGAGTTACTCGATGAAATGATGGACTTTGGGTACCCTCAATACACCGAAGCTAAGATTCTTAGTGAGTTTATTAAGACAGATGCGTACAGGATGGAAGTCACACAGAGGCCTCCAATGGCTGTCACAAATGCAGTGTCATGGCGTAGTGAAGGGATACGGTACAAGAAAAATGAA gTATTCTTGGATGTGGTTGAAAGCGTAAATATTCTTGTCAACAGCAATGGACAGATTATCCGTTCAGATGTTGTTGGGGCATTGAAAATGAGAACATACTTGAG TGGAATGCCTGAATGTAAACTTGGGCTGAATGACCGGGTACTTTTGGAAGCTCAAGGCCGAACAACTAAGGGGAAAGCTATAGATTTAGATGATATCAAGTTTCATCA GTGTGTGCGTTTGGCACGGTTTGAGAATGACAGGACAATATCCTTCATACCACCGGATGGATCTTTTGACCTAATGACGTACAGACTCAGCACTCAG GTAAAGCCTCCAATCTGGGTGGAGGCTCAAATTGAGAGGCACTCGAGAAGTCGCATAGAGATCATGGTGAAAGCAAGAAGTCAGTTTAAAGAAAGGAG CACTGCAACAAATGTAGAAATTGAGATCCCGGTACCTTCAGATGCCACCAATCCTAACATTCGGACATCCATGGGTTCTGCTACATATGCACCTGAAAATGATGCACTGGTCTGGAAAATAAAATCTTTTCCTGGTGGCAAG GAATACATGTGTAGGGCAGAATTTAGTTTTCCCAGTATAACCGCAGAAGAAGCAACTCCAGAGAAGAAGGCTCCTATACGTGTGAAGTTTGAGATCCCATATTTCACTGTGTCTGGAATACAG GTTCGGTATCTCAAAATAATTGAGAAGAGCGGATACCAGGCCCTTCCATGGGTGCGATACATCACAATGGCTGGTGAATATGAACTGAGACTCATCTAG